From Microbacterium invictum, the proteins below share one genomic window:
- a CDS encoding ABC transporter permease subunit, whose translation MSTTRADILRALSFRNISAIYIFIVLFAVFSIWIPDKFLQVGVWRSLLDAEALTGIAAIAALIPLIAGSLNLAIGAQVGFSAILSAWMLGKAGLPIALQFPAVLLAGALIGLVTALVITRLKVEPIIATLGMSSILLAGMAWVSGSQQILGLDPAYRQIASAQFLGITVPVWTLLAVALVTWYVLERTAVGRRTYAAGFNPESARLAGIDVERLQIGTLVAGGALAALAGALLTSRLNAGDPTVGPSFLLPALTAVFLGSTQFKGGRFNVLGTIVAMYVLAVGIKGLQLAGSPRWVNDLFYGLSLLLAVALSQWEKTSRRGAAIDRAIRGSRARRAAGDNTNTNVTVSS comes from the coding sequence GTGAGCACTACGCGAGCCGACATCCTGCGCGCCCTGTCGTTCCGCAACATCAGCGCGATCTACATCTTCATCGTGCTGTTCGCCGTCTTCTCGATCTGGATTCCCGACAAGTTCCTGCAGGTCGGCGTCTGGCGGTCGCTGCTGGATGCCGAGGCACTCACCGGCATCGCCGCGATCGCCGCGCTCATCCCCCTGATCGCCGGATCGCTGAACCTCGCGATCGGCGCGCAGGTCGGCTTCAGCGCGATCCTGTCGGCGTGGATGCTCGGCAAGGCCGGCCTGCCGATCGCGCTGCAGTTCCCCGCGGTCCTGCTCGCCGGCGCGCTGATCGGCCTCGTGACCGCGCTGGTCATCACCCGGCTGAAGGTCGAGCCGATCATCGCGACGCTCGGCATGAGCTCGATCCTGCTGGCGGGCATGGCCTGGGTGTCGGGCAGTCAGCAGATCCTGGGCCTGGACCCCGCCTACCGCCAGATCGCGTCGGCCCAGTTCCTCGGCATCACCGTGCCCGTGTGGACCCTGCTGGCCGTCGCCCTGGTCACCTGGTACGTCCTCGAGCGCACGGCGGTGGGCCGCCGCACCTACGCGGCCGGCTTCAACCCCGAGTCGGCGCGCCTGGCGGGCATCGACGTCGAGCGGCTGCAGATCGGCACGCTCGTGGCCGGCGGCGCGCTCGCGGCCCTCGCGGGCGCACTGCTGACCAGCCGGCTCAACGCCGGCGACCCGACAGTCGGCCCCAGCTTCCTGCTGCCGGCGCTGACGGCCGTGTTCCTCGGGTCGACGCAGTTCAAGGGCGGCCGGTTCAACGTGCTCGGCACGATCGTGGCGATGTACGTGCTCGCGGTCGGCATCAAAGGCCTGCAGCTGGCGGGCTCCCCCCGCTGGGTCAACGACCTGTTCTACGGGCTCTCACTGCTGCTGGCCGTCGCCCTCTCGCAGTGGGAGAAGACCTCGCGCCGCGGGGCCGCCATCGACCGGGCGATCCGCGGCAGCCGTGCGCGCCGTGCCGCCGGCGACAACACGAACACGAACGTCACCGTGTCGTCCTGA
- a CDS encoding SulP family inorganic anion transporter, protein MQPPLAGLTRKNLVTELLAGVTLLAIAIPLNIGYAQIAGLPATAGLYALIVPTVIYALVVSSRQLVASPDAAAAALVASSIGGLAAAGSAGYATMALAQAIICGVMFVLLAVFKLGFLANFLSKPILVGFVGGLALDILVSQIAKMLGVHIDSGGEFVEKIGGLITGLPTLNLWSLAISVVGVAILLLGRRLLPFVPWALVVLVLATVVVVVAALDQQGVDVLGEVPAGAPAVTWPMLDWMQWLALIPSAIALTLVTTAEGLLVSRSYGEKRHYKTRPNRDLFAFGLSNIAAGAQGSFAVGSSTSRTAAMDQAGSRTQLPSIVLAVGTLLLLLFGTALLADIPSPAIGAIVGVAILPLLGIKDFRRLWRMDRFEFAIGATCFLVTLFIGSIPGILVAFVLALINLAKRAASPAIDVLAADDKPGESLLDDAPAGTVTAPGVIVVRMAAPLFFANGDVFSQAVKAAVTSPGEGVVRHLVVDMEAVTDADVTAAEAFDSLKEWLADHHVSLAFSRLRPQSRERLQALGILADETIYPTNRAAVAALATVRE, encoded by the coding sequence GTGCAGCCACCGCTGGCCGGCCTGACGCGCAAGAACCTCGTCACCGAGCTGCTCGCGGGGGTGACGCTCCTGGCGATCGCCATCCCGCTGAACATCGGCTACGCGCAGATCGCGGGACTCCCCGCGACGGCGGGCCTGTACGCCCTCATCGTCCCCACCGTGATCTACGCGCTCGTCGTGTCGTCACGTCAGCTGGTCGCCTCGCCCGATGCCGCGGCCGCGGCCCTGGTCGCCTCGTCGATCGGGGGTCTCGCGGCGGCCGGCAGCGCCGGCTACGCCACCATGGCGCTGGCCCAGGCCATCATCTGCGGCGTCATGTTCGTCCTACTCGCGGTGTTCAAGCTGGGATTCCTCGCGAACTTCCTCAGCAAGCCGATCCTGGTCGGGTTCGTCGGCGGGCTCGCGCTGGACATCCTGGTGTCGCAGATCGCGAAGATGCTGGGGGTGCACATCGACTCGGGTGGCGAGTTCGTCGAGAAGATCGGCGGTCTGATCACGGGGCTGCCGACTCTCAATCTCTGGTCGCTGGCCATCTCGGTCGTCGGCGTGGCGATCCTGCTGCTGGGCCGGCGCCTGCTGCCGTTCGTGCCGTGGGCGCTGGTCGTCCTGGTCCTCGCGACGGTCGTCGTGGTGGTCGCGGCGCTCGATCAGCAGGGCGTCGACGTACTCGGCGAGGTGCCGGCCGGCGCACCCGCGGTGACCTGGCCGATGCTCGACTGGATGCAGTGGCTCGCCCTGATCCCCTCCGCGATCGCGCTGACGCTGGTGACCACGGCCGAGGGACTGCTGGTGTCGCGCTCCTACGGAGAGAAGCGGCACTACAAGACGCGCCCGAACCGCGACCTGTTCGCGTTCGGACTGTCGAACATCGCCGCCGGCGCGCAGGGCAGTTTCGCCGTCGGCTCGTCGACGAGCCGCACCGCCGCCATGGATCAGGCGGGATCGCGCACACAGCTGCCGTCGATCGTCCTGGCCGTGGGCACACTGCTGCTCCTGCTGTTCGGCACGGCGCTGCTCGCCGACATCCCCTCCCCCGCGATCGGCGCGATCGTGGGAGTCGCGATCCTGCCGCTGCTGGGGATCAAGGACTTCCGCCGGCTGTGGCGGATGGACCGGTTCGAGTTCGCGATCGGGGCGACCTGCTTCCTCGTGACCCTGTTCATCGGATCGATCCCGGGCATCCTCGTCGCCTTCGTGCTGGCGCTGATCAACCTGGCCAAGCGCGCCGCGAGCCCGGCGATCGACGTGCTGGCCGCCGACGACAAGCCCGGCGAGTCGCTGCTCGACGACGCACCCGCCGGTACGGTGACCGCTCCCGGCGTCATCGTCGTCCGGATGGCGGCACCGCTGTTCTTCGCGAACGGCGATGTGTTCAGCCAGGCGGTGAAAGCCGCCGTCACCTCGCCGGGTGAAGGCGTGGTCCGGCACCTCGTCGTCGACATGGAGGCCGTCACCGATGCCGACGTCACCGCGGCCGAGGCCTTCGACAGCCTGAAGGAATGGCTCGCCGACCACCACGTGTCCCTCGCGTTCAGCCGGCTGCGTCCGCAGTCGCGGGAGCGACTGCAGGCCCTCGGCATCCTCGCCGACGAGACGATCTACCCCACCAACCGCGCAGCGGTGGCAGCCCTCGCCACCGTGCGCGAGTAG
- a CDS encoding carbohydrate ABC transporter permease yields the protein MTATIAPPDAAPTRPSRRSAPARSRTQRREARNGWALLSPSVIILAVMVGYPAGVMIYQSFTDYSVKNKVQGTWPNFVGFDNYIEVFTASQFPDVLVRSLGLMVAMTAFIVFFGVLIAVLMTRLSRTWRITVSVGLLLAWAMPPLAATVVWGWIFDTKYGVVNYLLNTITGTSDFTNHSWLENPWTFFVVLTIIVVWQGIPFVAFTTYAALGQVPGEVLEASSLDGATGLKRFRLVVFPYLRSVLTVVLVLQIIWNLRIFTQVYALQSRGGIASETNVLGTYLFRQGVGEFGITSAIGVVMVVLLLVLSWGYVRTTLKEEEL from the coding sequence ATGACCGCCACCATCGCACCACCCGACGCCGCGCCCACGCGCCCGTCACGCCGCAGCGCGCCGGCTCGCAGCCGCACGCAGCGCCGCGAAGCCCGCAACGGCTGGGCGCTGCTGTCGCCCTCGGTGATCATCCTCGCCGTCATGGTCGGCTACCCGGCCGGCGTCATGATCTACCAATCGTTCACCGACTACTCCGTCAAGAACAAGGTGCAGGGCACCTGGCCGAACTTCGTCGGGTTCGACAATTACATCGAGGTGTTCACCGCCTCCCAGTTCCCCGATGTCCTGGTCCGCAGCCTCGGGCTGATGGTCGCCATGACCGCCTTCATCGTCTTCTTCGGCGTCCTCATCGCCGTGCTGATGACCCGTCTGTCGCGCACCTGGCGCATCACCGTCTCGGTGGGTCTGCTGCTCGCCTGGGCGATGCCCCCGCTGGCGGCGACCGTCGTATGGGGATGGATCTTCGACACGAAGTACGGTGTGGTCAACTACCTGCTCAACACGATCACCGGCACGAGCGACTTCACCAACCACTCCTGGCTCGAGAACCCGTGGACGTTCTTCGTCGTGCTCACCATCATCGTGGTGTGGCAGGGCATCCCGTTCGTCGCCTTCACCACCTATGCCGCCCTCGGCCAGGTACCCGGCGAAGTACTCGAAGCCTCATCGCTGGACGGTGCCACCGGGCTCAAGCGGTTCCGCCTGGTGGTGTTCCCCTATCTGCGCAGCGTCCTCACCGTCGTGCTGGTCCTCCAGATCATCTGGAACCTGCGCATCTTCACGCAGGTGTATGCGCTGCAGTCGCGCGGCGGCATCGCGAGTGAGACCAACGTGCTCGGCACGTACCTGTTCCGTCAGGGCGTCGGCGAGTTCGGCATCACCAGCGCCATCGGCGTCGTGATGGTCGTCCTGTTGCTCGTCCTGTCGTGGGGCTACGTGCGCACCACCCTGAAAGAGGAAGAACTGTGA
- a CDS encoding ROK family protein, whose product MRFGLDVGGTKTDAVAVAPDGMIVGRVRRTTGWGPDAVVATIADSVRELAEVTGVRPDDVTSIGIGIPGQVAEGTATVHHAVNLGVERLDLSAALGPVFGVPVRAENDVKAAAVGGYAMHGGTGTVAYLNLGTGIAAGLVRDGRIWRGVHGTAGEVGHISVDPHGPLCPCGQHGCIEAFSGGGSLARRWGRSTALPVRDVFDAADAGDAEAIALRAGFAYGVASAIRVLVLTVDVDAVVLGGGITALADRVLTPVVTELERSAAASAFMRSLRLGDRVQLLPPGSPAAALGAALIGDADPVEEREPLAHG is encoded by the coding sequence ATGCGGTTCGGATTGGACGTCGGTGGCACCAAGACCGACGCAGTGGCCGTCGCGCCCGATGGCATGATCGTCGGACGCGTGCGCCGGACCACGGGATGGGGACCGGATGCCGTGGTCGCCACGATCGCCGATTCCGTGCGCGAGCTGGCCGAGGTCACCGGCGTCCGTCCCGACGACGTCACGTCGATCGGCATCGGCATTCCGGGGCAGGTGGCCGAGGGCACCGCGACGGTGCACCACGCGGTGAATCTCGGAGTGGAGCGTCTCGATCTGAGCGCCGCGCTCGGGCCGGTCTTCGGCGTGCCGGTGCGCGCGGAGAACGACGTCAAGGCGGCGGCCGTCGGCGGGTATGCGATGCACGGCGGCACCGGCACGGTCGCCTACCTCAACCTCGGCACGGGCATCGCCGCCGGGCTCGTGCGCGACGGCCGCATCTGGCGGGGCGTGCACGGCACAGCCGGCGAGGTCGGGCACATCTCGGTCGACCCCCATGGGCCGCTGTGCCCGTGTGGCCAGCACGGCTGCATCGAGGCGTTCAGCGGCGGCGGATCGCTCGCCCGACGCTGGGGTCGCAGCACCGCGCTGCCCGTCCGCGATGTGTTCGACGCCGCCGACGCCGGCGACGCCGAGGCGATCGCGCTGCGCGCCGGCTTCGCGTACGGCGTCGCCTCGGCCATCCGGGTGCTGGTGCTGACGGTGGATGTGGATGCCGTGGTCCTCGGCGGCGGCATCACCGCGCTGGCCGACCGCGTGCTCACCCCGGTGGTCACCGAGCTGGAGCGCAGCGCCGCGGCATCCGCGTTCATGCGTTCGCTGCGCCTGGGCGATAGGGTGCAGCTATTGCCGCCCGGTTCGCCCGCGGCGGCGCTCGGCGCCGCTCTGATCGGCGACGCCGACCCCGTCGAGGAAAGGGAGCCTCTCGCTCATGGCTGA
- a CDS encoding extracellular solute-binding protein — translation MNKKLGALALLGASAVVLAGCSGGGNDADPGAAETGDLTVWLVGTDTPDAARDYLKTTFEDENEGWTLTIEEKTWADTNEAYVAALSSNDAPDIVEVGNTQSQGFIAQGLFEDITDLKDELGGDDMLASFVTLGSEGDSLYAVPYYAGSRIVFYSSSITGDDIPATLTDYVAAGTALTTDTLSGIWAPGKDWYNALAFVWANGGEVAVEDGDSWDAQFSSPESIAGLEMLQDVYLNANVAPADSNEADPQVPFCAGEIGYLSAPSWVKWSILAPTDADNPGCPDTYGADLHAFPLPGMTAGEAAPVFAGGSNVAIAAKSDSKEMASAALKIILSEGYQSILAENGLIPALKSFASHLPDDEITQAAATATAASKSVPASPNWAEVESSLVIPDALVKIAQGNDVAPIAEELDKQIEAILNG, via the coding sequence ATGAACAAGAAGCTCGGAGCCCTCGCGCTTCTCGGCGCTTCGGCTGTCGTGCTCGCCGGCTGCTCGGGCGGCGGCAATGATGCCGACCCGGGTGCTGCGGAGACCGGTGACCTCACCGTGTGGCTGGTCGGCACGGACACGCCTGACGCCGCCCGCGACTACCTGAAGACCACGTTCGAGGACGAGAACGAAGGCTGGACCCTCACGATCGAGGAGAAGACCTGGGCCGACACGAACGAGGCATACGTGGCCGCCCTCTCGTCGAACGACGCCCCCGACATCGTCGAGGTCGGCAACACCCAGTCGCAGGGCTTCATCGCGCAGGGGCTGTTCGAGGACATCACCGACCTCAAGGACGAGCTCGGCGGCGACGACATGCTCGCCAGCTTCGTCACGCTGGGCAGCGAGGGCGACAGCCTGTACGCCGTGCCGTACTACGCCGGCTCGCGCATCGTCTTCTACTCGTCGAGCATCACCGGCGACGACATCCCCGCGACGCTCACCGACTACGTGGCGGCCGGCACGGCGCTGACGACCGACACGCTCTCGGGTATCTGGGCCCCCGGCAAGGACTGGTACAACGCTCTCGCGTTCGTCTGGGCAAACGGCGGCGAGGTCGCCGTCGAAGACGGTGACAGCTGGGACGCGCAGTTCTCCAGCCCCGAGTCGATCGCCGGACTCGAGATGCTGCAGGACGTGTACCTCAACGCGAACGTCGCCCCGGCCGACTCGAACGAGGCCGACCCGCAGGTGCCGTTCTGCGCCGGTGAGATCGGCTACCTGTCGGCTCCGTCGTGGGTCAAGTGGTCGATCCTCGCTCCCACCGACGCCGACAACCCGGGCTGCCCCGACACCTACGGCGCCGACCTGCACGCCTTCCCGCTGCCGGGCATGACCGCCGGTGAAGCAGCGCCGGTGTTCGCCGGCGGGTCGAACGTCGCGATCGCAGCGAAGAGCGACTCGAAGGAGATGGCATCCGCCGCTCTGAAGATCATCCTCTCGGAGGGCTACCAGTCGATCCTCGCCGAGAACGGCCTGATCCCCGCGCTCAAGTCGTTCGCCTCGCACCTGCCCGACGACGAGATCACCCAGGCTGCGGCCACGGCGACCGCGGCATCGAAGTCGGTGCCGGCCAGCCCGAACTGGGCCGAGGTGGAGTCGTCGCTCGTGATCCCGGACGCGCTTGTGAAGATCGCTCAGGGCAATGACGTGGCGCCGATCGCCGAGGAGCTCGACAAGCAGATCGAGGCCATCCTCAACGGCTGA
- a CDS encoding SulP family inorganic anion transporter, whose product MTSPSARSARASWLMPTLAGYRRAWLAPDIVGGLAAGAVVVPQAMAYATIADLPVQVGLYTCIVPMLVYALLGGSRAMSVSTTSTIATLTATTLVSAGVAVGSDDALGSLMTLALLVGVVLVIARLLRLGPLVENISGATVLGLKIGVGATVAVGQLPKLLGETFNFSGHGFIRSLVAVGEAFDSVNWPTIWLSVGSILVLVLLQRFAPRIPGSLIVVAAGILLVAFTGIDDAGIELIAPVPSGLPVPGLPDFSQIGALVPGALAIAVMAFLESAAVARGIRKSSEPQIDSDQELLATGAANIAGAFFTTMPAAGGFSQSAVNQSAGAKTQVATIVTVVLALLVALFLGPVLSLLPQATLAAMVFVAVIGLINIPELVRWARISPIDFWIALVVALVGLTAGLLTAVAVGVAITLILVLREINIPRLDVMDRREDAIAIHIGRGLYTANALANERAIIAMATTPDAPVGTVVLDLDRLDIVTITVLDALEDLDRELTAKGVTLHLAALPAGAAAVASKVGWYANLQDAGRVHATVAEAMAATAR is encoded by the coding sequence GTGACATCCCCCTCCGCCCGGTCTGCGCGTGCCTCCTGGCTGATGCCGACGCTCGCCGGCTACCGGCGCGCCTGGCTCGCTCCCGACATCGTCGGCGGGCTTGCCGCCGGCGCCGTCGTCGTGCCGCAGGCCATGGCGTATGCGACCATCGCCGATCTGCCCGTGCAGGTCGGGCTGTATACGTGCATCGTGCCGATGCTCGTCTACGCACTGCTGGGTGGCTCCCGCGCGATGAGCGTATCGACGACCTCGACCATCGCGACTTTGACGGCGACCACGCTCGTGTCGGCCGGTGTCGCGGTGGGATCGGACGATGCGCTCGGCTCGCTCATGACACTCGCGCTTCTCGTCGGCGTGGTCCTGGTCATCGCTCGTCTGCTCAGGCTCGGCCCGCTCGTCGAGAACATCAGCGGTGCGACCGTGCTCGGACTCAAGATCGGCGTCGGTGCCACGGTGGCGGTCGGGCAGCTGCCCAAGCTGCTCGGCGAGACGTTCAACTTCTCCGGGCACGGGTTCATCCGCTCGCTCGTCGCCGTCGGCGAAGCGTTCGACAGCGTGAACTGGCCGACGATCTGGCTCTCGGTCGGCTCGATTCTCGTGCTGGTACTGCTCCAGAGGTTCGCCCCGCGCATTCCCGGGTCGCTCATCGTGGTGGCCGCCGGCATCCTGCTCGTCGCGTTCACCGGCATCGATGACGCGGGCATCGAGCTCATCGCTCCCGTGCCGAGCGGCCTGCCGGTGCCCGGCCTGCCCGATTTCTCGCAGATCGGCGCACTCGTGCCGGGCGCACTCGCGATCGCCGTCATGGCGTTCCTCGAATCGGCGGCAGTGGCCCGCGGCATCCGCAAGAGCAGCGAACCGCAGATCGACAGCGACCAGGAACTGCTCGCGACCGGCGCCGCCAACATCGCCGGGGCGTTCTTCACCACGATGCCCGCAGCCGGCGGCTTCTCGCAGAGCGCCGTGAATCAGAGTGCCGGTGCGAAGACCCAGGTGGCGACGATCGTCACGGTCGTCCTCGCGCTGCTCGTGGCGCTGTTCCTCGGCCCGGTGCTCTCGCTGCTCCCCCAGGCCACGCTCGCCGCGATGGTCTTCGTCGCCGTCATCGGCCTCATCAACATCCCCGAACTCGTGCGCTGGGCGCGCATCAGCCCCATCGACTTCTGGATCGCCCTCGTCGTCGCGCTGGTCGGCCTCACCGCGGGACTCCTGACGGCTGTCGCGGTCGGCGTCGCCATCACGCTGATCCTCGTTCTCCGTGAGATCAACATTCCCCGCCTGGACGTCATGGATCGCCGCGAAGACGCCATCGCCATCCATATCGGCCGCGGGCTCTACACCGCCAACGCGCTCGCCAACGAGCGCGCGATCATCGCGATGGCGACGACGCCGGACGCGCCCGTCGGCACCGTCGTGCTCGATCTCGATCGCCTCGACATCGTCACCATCACCGTGCTGGACGCGCTCGAAGACCTCGACCGCGAGCTGACTGCGAAGGGCGTCACGCTCCACCTGGCCGCTCTGCCCGCCGGCGCCGCTGCCGTCGCGAGCAAGGTCGGCTGGTACGCGAACCTGCAGGATGCCGGACGCGTGCACGCCACCGTCGCGGAGGCGATGGCCGCCACGGCACGGTGA
- a CDS encoding ABC transporter permease subunit, with translation MSTQVSSGMQLGTAGVEEVLDGGTPARPRRRSAQSRRPSPRRVAVRTLLNIAALIVFLCSVFPVYWMVNMALTPSNQIISRTPSFFPFEATFRNFVTAWSREAAPGQTDFPHALISTMTVTGGVLVVTLLFAFLASVAVARFHFGGRRGFIVSVLIVQMIPGEAMMFTIYGMIDDWRLMNTLLGLGIVYTATVIPFTIWTLRGFVAGVPADLEEAAMIDGCTKTQAFWRVTFPLLAPGLVSTGIFAFIQAWNEFTMALLLMKGYNLTLMPWLNSFQSATEATNWGAVMAGSTLIAIPVVIFFLFVQGRMTGGLVSGAVKG, from the coding sequence GTGAGCACCCAGGTCAGCTCCGGAATGCAGCTGGGCACCGCCGGTGTCGAAGAGGTGCTCGACGGCGGCACCCCTGCCCGGCCGAGGCGCCGCTCCGCACAGTCGCGACGCCCGTCCCCGCGCCGGGTCGCCGTCCGCACGCTGCTGAACATCGCTGCCCTCATCGTCTTCCTGTGCTCGGTGTTCCCGGTGTACTGGATGGTGAACATGGCGCTCACCCCGAGCAACCAGATCATCAGCCGTACGCCGAGCTTCTTCCCGTTCGAGGCCACGTTCCGGAACTTCGTCACCGCGTGGTCCCGCGAAGCGGCGCCGGGTCAGACCGACTTCCCGCACGCGCTGATCAGCACGATGACGGTGACCGGCGGCGTGCTCGTCGTGACCCTGCTGTTCGCGTTCCTGGCATCCGTCGCCGTGGCTCGGTTCCACTTCGGCGGGCGACGCGGATTCATCGTCTCGGTGCTCATCGTGCAGATGATCCCGGGCGAGGCGATGATGTTCACGATCTACGGCATGATCGATGACTGGCGCCTGATGAACACGCTGCTGGGGCTCGGCATCGTCTACACGGCGACGGTGATCCCGTTCACCATCTGGACCCTGCGGGGGTTCGTCGCCGGCGTGCCCGCCGATCTCGAAGAGGCAGCCATGATCGACGGCTGCACCAAGACGCAGGCGTTCTGGCGGGTGACGTTCCCGCTGCTGGCGCCGGGTCTGGTGTCCACCGGCATCTTCGCGTTCATCCAGGCGTGGAACGAATTCACGATGGCGCTGCTGCTCATGAAGGGCTACAACCTGACCCTCATGCCGTGGCTCAACTCCTTCCAGTCGGCCACCGAGGCGACGAACTGGGGTGCGGTCATGGCGGGGTCGACGCTGATCGCGATCCCCGTGGTCATCTTCTTCCTCTTCGTCCAGGGCCGGATGACCGGGGGACTGGTATCGGGAGCGGTGAAGGGCTGA
- a CDS encoding ROK family transcriptional regulator yields MQSSTRETNATAGRSFGAGRVLRHSTKVLPEHARAHNRSLVLQTLFHQGAMSRADLSRETGLTRVTISDLVAELIADGYIVERGMREMSGPGKPAILVDLDREGHRIIGIDLSGSDRFLGAILTLDGEIVARHDADVPADTADILAVVVDLARTLVADAHAPVLGVGVGTPGVVNDRGVVLTAPNFGWADVDLEGTLAAALDAPVVVANDANAAILAEYTFGGAGDDIMLVKVGKGVGSSLLAGGQPMRGSRFAAGEIGHVTVGTDGGPACVCGKVGCLEAWLSAPSLGARVQDAGAEADAVLRDAGERLGIALAPVVGALDLSEIVLSGPAELLDGPLAEAAVDTLRTRTLAQFHDGIRVRMTEQGEDIVLRGAAVMVLSGQLGVS; encoded by the coding sequence ATGCAGAGTAGCACCCGTGAGACCAACGCGACCGCTGGCCGATCCTTCGGGGCAGGCCGCGTGCTGCGCCACTCCACCAAGGTGCTGCCCGAGCACGCCCGCGCGCACAACCGGTCCCTCGTGCTGCAGACCCTGTTCCACCAGGGTGCCATGAGCCGCGCCGACCTGTCGCGCGAGACCGGCCTGACGCGGGTCACGATCTCCGACCTCGTCGCCGAACTCATCGCGGACGGGTACATCGTCGAGCGGGGCATGCGCGAGATGAGCGGGCCCGGAAAACCTGCCATCCTGGTCGACCTCGACCGCGAAGGCCACCGGATCATCGGCATCGACCTGTCCGGCAGCGACCGCTTCCTGGGGGCGATCCTCACGCTCGACGGCGAGATCGTCGCCCGGCACGACGCCGATGTGCCCGCCGATACCGCAGACATCCTCGCGGTGGTCGTCGACCTCGCGCGCACCCTCGTCGCCGACGCGCACGCACCGGTGCTGGGCGTCGGCGTCGGCACGCCCGGTGTCGTGAACGACCGCGGCGTGGTGCTCACCGCCCCCAACTTCGGCTGGGCCGATGTCGACCTCGAGGGCACGCTGGCCGCCGCACTCGATGCGCCCGTGGTGGTCGCCAACGACGCGAACGCCGCCATCCTCGCGGAGTACACCTTCGGGGGCGCGGGTGACGACATCATGCTCGTCAAGGTCGGCAAGGGTGTCGGCTCGAGCCTGCTCGCCGGCGGTCAGCCGATGCGCGGCAGCCGGTTCGCCGCCGGTGAGATCGGCCACGTCACGGTCGGCACCGACGGCGGCCCGGCGTGCGTCTGCGGCAAGGTGGGCTGCCTCGAAGCGTGGCTGTCCGCCCCGTCGCTGGGGGCGCGGGTACAGGATGCCGGTGCCGAGGCCGACGCGGTACTCCGCGACGCCGGTGAGCGCCTGGGCATCGCGCTGGCACCCGTCGTCGGCGCCCTCGATCTGTCGGAGATCGTGCTCTCCGGCCCCGCTGAACTGCTCGACGGTCCCCTTGCGGAGGCCGCCGTCGACACACTCCGCACTCGGACGCTGGCCCAGTTCCACGACGGCATCCGAGTGCGCATGACGGAGCAAGGCGAGGACATCGTCCTGCGCGGCGCGGCCGTCATGGTCCTGTCAGGACAACTAGGGGTGTCCTGA
- a CDS encoding glucosamine-6-phosphate deaminase, translated as MAEVVIVPSAAAAGVLVADEIAALIRRQPDAVLGLATGSTPLPVYEALRPRLTGIDVSRVRGFALDEYVGIDPHHPESYRSVITREVVEPLGLNPDLIHTPNGSLETIEHAGDDYDRAIADAGGIDLQILGIGTSGHIGFNEPGSSFASRTRVKTLIEQTREDNARFFDSIDDVPMHCITQGLGTILEARHLFLLAFGENKAAAVAGAVEGPVTASLPGSAIQLHPHVTVVVDEAAASQLQDADYYRYAFANKPDWQGL; from the coding sequence ATGGCTGAAGTCGTCATCGTCCCGTCGGCCGCGGCCGCCGGTGTGCTGGTCGCGGACGAGATCGCCGCGCTCATCCGTCGTCAGCCCGACGCCGTGCTGGGCCTGGCGACCGGATCGACCCCGCTGCCGGTGTACGAGGCGCTGCGACCGCGCCTGACCGGGATCGACGTGTCGCGGGTGCGCGGGTTCGCGCTCGACGAGTACGTCGGCATCGATCCGCACCACCCCGAGAGCTATCGCAGCGTCATCACCCGTGAGGTCGTCGAGCCGCTCGGACTGAACCCCGACCTCATCCACACGCCCAACGGTTCGCTGGAGACGATCGAGCATGCCGGCGATGACTATGACCGTGCGATCGCGGATGCCGGCGGCATCGATCTGCAGATCCTCGGCATCGGCACCTCGGGCCACATCGGCTTCAACGAGCCCGGCTCGTCGTTCGCCTCGCGCACCCGCGTGAAGACGCTCATCGAGCAGACGCGTGAAGACAACGCGCGTTTCTTCGACTCGATCGACGACGTCCCCATGCACTGCATCACGCAGGGCCTGGGCACCATCCTCGAAGCGCGACACCTGTTCCTGCTCGCGTTCGGCGAGAACAAGGCCGCCGCCGTCGCCGGTGCCGTCGAGGGTCCGGTCACGGCATCATTGCCCGGTTCGGCGATCCAGCTGCACCCGCACGTGACCGTGGTCGTGGACGAAGCGGCGGCATCGCAGCTGCAGGACGCCGACTACTACCGCTACGCCTTCGCGAACAAGCCCGACTGGCAGGGCCTTTAG